The Kitasatospora albolonga nucleotide sequence GCGGTGCTGTTCCTGCTGATCACGGGCTCGCCGGGCTGGGACCGTACGCGGGAGACGTTCTTCAGCCCCGACTACGCGCGCATCGCGCTGCCGCAGGTGCTGGAGGGCCTGTGGCTTAATCTGCGGCTGCTGGCGGTGTGCGGGAGCGCCGTGCTGGCGTTCGGTCTGCTGCTGGCGGTGGCCCGGACGCTGCGCGGGCCGGTGTTCTTCCCGGTCCGGGCGCTGGCCACCGCCTACACGGACTTCTTCCGTGGACTGCCCCTGATCATCTGCCTGTTGATGGTGGTCTTCGGGGTGCCCGCGCTGCGTCTGGAGGGGGTGACCACCGATCCGGTGCTGCTGGGCGGTGCCGCGCTCGTGCTGACGTACTCGGCGTACGTCGCGGAGGTCTTCCGGGCGGGCATCGAGTCGGTGCACCCCTCGCAGCGGGCCGCCGCCCGGTCGCTGGGGCTCAGCAGCGGAAAGACGCTGCGCTTCGTCGTTCTGCCCCAGGCGGTGCGCCGGGTGGTGCCGCCGCTCCTCAACGACCTGGTCTCCCTCCAGAAGGACACCGGTCTCGTCTCGATCGCGGGGGCGGTCGACGCGGTGTACGCGGCGCAGATCATCGCGAGCAAGGACTTCAACTACACCCCGTACGTCGTGGCGGGTCTGGTCTTCGTCGCGCTGACCATCCCCATGACCCGGTTCACCGACTGGGTGACGGCCCGGATGGACCGGCGGCGGGCCCAGGGAGGGATCGTATGAGCACAGCACCCGCTCCGGGCGGCCCGGTGCTGCGGATGGAGGCCGTCCGCAAGTCGTTCGGCACGTCGCTCGTCCTGCGGGACGTGGACCTGGAGGTGGCCCCGCACACCGTGACCGCCCTGATCGGCGCCTCCGGGTCGGGGAAGTCGACCCTGCTGCGCTGCGCCAACCTGCTGGAGGAGGTCGACGACGGGGCGATCTGGCTGGAGGGCGAGGAGATCACCGATCCCCGGGCGGACGCGGACGCGGTGCGCCGCCGGATCGGGGTGGTGTTCCAGGCGTACAACCTCTTCCCGCACCTCACCGTCCTCCAGAACATCACCCTCGCCCCGCGGCACGTCCACGGCCTCTCCCGCGCCGAGGCCGAGGAGCGGGCGCGCGAGCTGCTGGAGCGGCTCGGGCTCGGGGCGAAGGCCGACGAGTACCCGGACCGGCTGAGCGGCGGCCAGCAGCAGCGTACGGCCATCGTGCGGGCGCTGGCGGTACGGCCCCGGCTGCTGCTCCTGGACGAGATCACCGCCGCCCTGGACCCGGAGCTGGTGGGCGAGGTGCTGAACCTGGTCCGGGAGGTGAAGGACGAGGGGATGACGATGGTGATCGCCACCCACGAGATGGCCTTCGCCCGCGAGGTCGCCGACCAGGTCTGCTTCCTGGACGCGGGCGTGGTGCTGGAGCGCGGCACCCCGCAGGAGGTGTTCGGCGCGCCCCGGGAGGAGCGTACGCAGCGGTTCCTGCGGCGGATCGTGGCGGCGGGGCGGCTGTGAGGCGGGGCCGCGCCGCTACCGGTCGCAGGCGGCGCGAAAAGCAATCCAGTCACAAACATTACTCGGTTACGTTATTCTTGGCCGGTGCCGAACTCCGACTCCGTACTCAGTGACGCCCTCAGCCAGGAACGCGCCTACCACGACACCTGCCGAACAGCACTCACCGCCATGATCGACGGCGCCCAGGAACAGGTGACCGTCGGGGAACACGCCTCCGCGTCCGGCGCCGACGCCGAGGTGCTCGGCCGCCAACTGCGCGGTCAGGCCAAGAAGTTCCGGGAGCTGCCCGAAGGACCACTGTTCTTCGGGCGCCTCGACTTCGCCCGGGACCTCCCGGCCGCGGGCGACCACGCCGGGCAGACATACCACATCGGGCGGATGCGCATCGCCCCCGATCCGTCCGCGCCGCCGCTGGTGATCGACTGGCGCGCGCCGGTCGCCCGCGCCTTCTACCGGGCGAGCGCCCGTGACCCGCACGGCCTCGCCGTACGGCGCCGTTTCGGCTGGTCACCGGCCGGACACGGCGAATCCGACGAGCTGACCGGACTGGAGGACGAGCACCTCGACAGGGGCGAGACGCGGGAGAGCGACATCGTCGCCGGAGAGATCGAACGTCCCCGCATCGGCCCGATGCGCGATATCGCCGCCACCATCCAGCCCGAACAGGACACCCTCGTACGCGAGGAGTTCACCACCTCCCTCTGCGTCCAGGGCGCCCCGGGCACCGGCAAGACCGCCGTCGGGCTGCACCGCGCCGCCTACCTCCTCTACACCTGCCCGCAACGCGTCCAGCGCGGCGGGATGCTGATCCTCGGACCCAACCGCGCCTTCCTCTCCTACATCGCCGAAGTCCTGCCCGCGCTCGGCGAGACGGGCGTGCGGCAGTCGACGCTCGACGAGGAGATCGCCCGCCATCCGGCCGGGGCCGAGGACAGCGACACGGCGGCGGCGCTCAAGCACGACATCCGGATGGCCGAGGTCCTGCGGCGCGCGCTCCACGCACACGTGCGGACGGCCAGCGCGCAGTCCCTGGTCCTGCCGGACGGCTCCTACCGCTGGCGGGTGCCCGCCGGTGAACTGGAGCGGATCGTCCGGGACGTGCTCGCGGAGGAACCCGCCTACGCCGTGGGGCGCGAGCGGGTCCGTACCCGTATCGTCCGCTCCGTCCAGCAACAGGCCGAACGCCGCGCCGGACCCCGTACCCCCGCCTGGGTGCGGAAGGTCTCCCGGGCCCGTCCGCTCACCGCCCTCCTCGACACCCTCTGGCCCACCGTGCGGCCCGAGCAGGTCCTCGCCGGGCTGCTCACCGGTCCGGACACCCTGGCGGCGGCGGCCGACGGCATTCTGGAGCCGGACGAGCAGAAGGCCCTCCTGCGGACCCGACCGCCGCGCCCCACCGGGCCGGGCCGCTGGTCGGCGGCCGATCTGGTGCTGCTCGACGAGCTCGCGGGGCTCATCGAACGGCCCGCCGGATACGGGCACATCGTGGTCGACGAGGCACAGGACCTGTCCCCCATGCAGTGCCGCGCCATCGCCCGCCGCTCCCCCTCCGGCTCCCTCACCGTCCTCGGGGACCTGGCCCAGGGCACCACCCCCTGGGCCGCCCGCGACTGGCCAGGGTTCCTCGCCCATCTGGGCAAACCGGACGCCGTCACCACCGCGCTCACCACGGGGCTCCGCGTCCCGGGTGCCGTCGCCGAACTCGCCAACCGCCTTCTGGAGCACCTCGATGCCGACGTACCCCCCGCCCGCTCCCTGCGGCGCGACGGGGAGGTGAGGACCGAGGCGGTCCGCGACACGGCGGCGGCGACCGTGGCGGCCGTGGACGCGGCCCTGGAGCGCGCGGGTTCCATCGGCGTGATCGCGGCCGACTCCGGGGCGCCCGGGCTGCGGGCCGCCCTGGGCGCGGCCGGTATCCGGGCGGCGGGCCCCGACACCCCCGGGGCGCGCGTCACCGTGGTGCCCGCTTCGGCGGCGAAGGGGCTGGAGTACGACCAAGTGGTCGTGGTGGAGCCCGCGGCCATCGTCGACGCCGAACCCCGCGGCCTGAACCGGCTCTACGTGGCGCTCACCCGGACCGTCTCCCATCTCCGTATCGTCCACTCCAGGCCCCTGCCGTCCGCGCTCGGGTGCTGAGAAACGGAACGGCGCCGGACGAACCGGACCGATCGATTCGGACTCAACGATCTCTTGGTCCAGACCTCTTGACGATTGGTCTAGTCCTTCTTAGGGTCGCGGAGACGCTGCGGGGGTGCCCGGGAGACACCACGTACTCGGGGCCACGCAGGGTCGTCGGCCAGGGACCCACCCCTGCCCTTCGGACGTCACCCGAGGAGCCCCCCTTGAGCACCGAATCACGATGGCGCCGCACCAGATCACCGCAGAACGCCAACCCCAACAAGCGGTCCAAGGCCCTCGCGGGCGCCACCGCTCTGGTCCTCCCGCTGGCCGCCATGGTCGGTCTCGCCTCCCCCGCCGAGGCCGCGACCTCGGCCACCGCCACCTATGCCAAAGCCTCCGACTGGGGCTCCGGCTTCGAGGGCAAGTGGACGGTGAAGAACACCGGCACCACCACGCTCTCCTCCTGGACCGTCGAGTGGGACTTCCCCGCGAACACCAAGGTGACCTCCGCCTGGGACGCGACCGTCACCAACTCCGCGAACCGCTGGACGGCGAAGAACCTCGGCTGGAACGGCACCCTCGCCCCCGGCGCGTCCGTCTCCTTCGGCTTCAACGGCTCCGGCTCCGGCGCGCCCTCCGGCTGCAAGCTCAACGGCAACCCGTGCGACGGCTCCGTCATCCCCGGTGACAACGCCCCCTCCGCCCCGGGCAAGCCCACCGCGAGCGACATCACCGAC carries:
- a CDS encoding ABC transporter permease; protein product: MTLHKTLPGEDTYTPSERRIARERHRRARTRRATAIAAASTLVTGAVLFLLITGSPGWDRTRETFFSPDYARIALPQVLEGLWLNLRLLAVCGSAVLAFGLLLAVARTLRGPVFFPVRALATAYTDFFRGLPLIICLLMVVFGVPALRLEGVTTDPVLLGGAALVLTYSAYVAEVFRAGIESVHPSQRAAARSLGLSSGKTLRFVVLPQAVRRVVPPLLNDLVSLQKDTGLVSIAGAVDAVYAAQIIASKDFNYTPYVVAGLVFVALTIPMTRFTDWVTARMDRRRAQGGIV
- a CDS encoding peptide ABC transporter ATP-binding protein; amino-acid sequence: MSTAPAPGGPVLRMEAVRKSFGTSLVLRDVDLEVAPHTVTALIGASGSGKSTLLRCANLLEEVDDGAIWLEGEEITDPRADADAVRRRIGVVFQAYNLFPHLTVLQNITLAPRHVHGLSRAEAEERARELLERLGLGAKADEYPDRLSGGQQQRTAIVRALAVRPRLLLLDEITAALDPELVGEVLNLVREVKDEGMTMVIATHEMAFAREVADQVCFLDAGVVLERGTPQEVFGAPREERTQRFLRRIVAAGRL
- a CDS encoding AAA family ATPase; amino-acid sequence: MPNSDSVLSDALSQERAYHDTCRTALTAMIDGAQEQVTVGEHASASGADAEVLGRQLRGQAKKFRELPEGPLFFGRLDFARDLPAAGDHAGQTYHIGRMRIAPDPSAPPLVIDWRAPVARAFYRASARDPHGLAVRRRFGWSPAGHGESDELTGLEDEHLDRGETRESDIVAGEIERPRIGPMRDIAATIQPEQDTLVREEFTTSLCVQGAPGTGKTAVGLHRAAYLLYTCPQRVQRGGMLILGPNRAFLSYIAEVLPALGETGVRQSTLDEEIARHPAGAEDSDTAAALKHDIRMAEVLRRALHAHVRTASAQSLVLPDGSYRWRVPAGELERIVRDVLAEEPAYAVGRERVRTRIVRSVQQQAERRAGPRTPAWVRKVSRARPLTALLDTLWPTVRPEQVLAGLLTGPDTLAAAADGILEPDEQKALLRTRPPRPTGPGRWSAADLVLLDELAGLIERPAGYGHIVVDEAQDLSPMQCRAIARRSPSGSLTVLGDLAQGTTPWAARDWPGFLAHLGKPDAVTTALTTGLRVPGAVAELANRLLEHLDADVPPARSLRRDGEVRTEAVRDTAAATVAAVDAALERAGSIGVIAADSGAPGLRAALGAAGIRAAGPDTPGARVTVVPASAAKGLEYDQVVVVEPAAIVDAEPRGLNRLYVALTRTVSHLRIVHSRPLPSALGC